The Nitrosopumilus cobalaminigenes genome contains a region encoding:
- a CDS encoding adenylyltransferase/cytidyltransferase family protein: protein MEQSEKTILSIMYVAQIQEKNAFEEIKKKTLLEENIIKSNIENLIKKQFVNEDNTLTESGRNSLIVVLAGGVFDIIHPGHIHTLNAAKELGDVLVVVVATDNTAMKMKKRRPLHVQEQRQELVNSLSMVDLCLIGQEDDIFKTVNHVKPQIIALGYDQVHQEKFITEGCKKIELDAKVARLQSPIPESSSSKIQKEYGESIHGI from the coding sequence ATGGAACAAAGTGAAAAAACCATATTATCCATAATGTATGTCGCACAAATTCAAGAAAAGAATGCATTTGAGGAAATAAAGAAAAAAACTTTGCTTGAAGAAAATATTATCAAATCAAATATAGAAAATTTGATTAAAAAACAATTTGTAAATGAAGATAATACCCTAACAGAGTCCGGTAGGAATTCATTAATTGTAGTTTTAGCTGGAGGAGTTTTTGACATTATTCATCCAGGTCATATTCATACGTTAAATGCTGCAAAAGAATTAGGAGATGTTCTCGTAGTGGTAGTTGCAACTGATAATACAGCAATGAAAATGAAGAAAAGAAGGCCACTTCACGTACAAGAGCAGAGACAAGAATTAGTAAATTCATTATCAATGGTAGACCTTTGTTTAATTGGTCAAGAAGATGATATTTTCAAAACAGTGAATCATGTCAAACCACAAATTATAGCTCTTGGATATGACCAAGTTCATCAAGAGAAATTCATTACAGAAGGATGTAAAAAAATAGAATTAGATGCAAAGGTTGCAAGATTGCAATCACCCATTCCTGAAAGTTCTAGTTCTAAAATTCAAAAAGAATACGGTGAATCAATTCACGGAATTTAG
- a CDS encoding 3-hydroxypropionate--CoA ligase: MATVKKIFEETIQTDHKVITEELSKSILKTYGVKVPPYALATSAEEAAKQAKKIGFPLVMKVVSPQILHKTDVGGVKVGIDNVNDVKKTFNDMYGRLSKKKGVEVKGILLEKMVPKGVEIIVGIQNDPQFGPMIMAGLGGVMTEVFKDVAFRMLPISTSDAKSMINELKGSKLFKGFRGSAPIDLNMMAKMLVQIGKLGVENADYINSIDFNPVIVYPKSHYVVDAKIILNNKLTKNSISKAKPNITSMESFFTPKSVALVGASATPGKIGNSVLDALGKQDYKGKVYPINPKQKSILGIKCYPSLEDIPAKVDLVVVCIDLSLCGPIMKTCAKKGIHNVVIVSGGGKELGGDRAAMEAEVKELSIKHKIRVVGPNCIGMFNAANRLDCAFQGQERMVRSKLGNVAFFSQSGTMGISMLESADLFGLSKMISFGNRSDVDEADMIWYAANDPQTKVIGLYVEGFGDGRKFINTAKRVMKEKKKPIVIWKSGRTAAGAKQAASHTGSLGGSNAMIMGAFKQAGIISVDSYQELVGVLKALAWQPPAKGNKVAMTSNGAGPMIGGIDQLERLGLTIGKLSPKIMKKIKDHFPPTVPIHNGNPADVGGGATADDYRFVIQQFLDENNIDIAMPWFVFQDDPLEETIVGYLADLSKKKKKPILAGGNGGPYTEKMIKLIEKHNVPVYQDLRTWVAAASALAQWGKVRGK; this comes from the coding sequence ATGGCCACTGTTAAGAAAATTTTTGAAGAAACTATTCAAACAGATCACAAAGTCATTACTGAAGAATTATCAAAATCTATTCTCAAAACTTATGGAGTGAAGGTTCCACCTTATGCACTTGCTACTTCTGCCGAAGAAGCTGCAAAACAAGCAAAGAAAATTGGATTTCCTCTTGTAATGAAAGTTGTATCTCCACAAATTTTACACAAGACTGATGTTGGTGGAGTGAAAGTTGGAATTGATAATGTCAATGATGTTAAAAAAACATTCAATGACATGTATGGTCGTTTATCAAAAAAGAAAGGTGTTGAAGTTAAAGGAATTCTTTTGGAAAAAATGGTTCCAAAAGGCGTTGAAATTATTGTAGGTATTCAAAATGATCCACAATTTGGTCCAATGATTATGGCTGGATTAGGTGGTGTAATGACTGAAGTTTTCAAAGATGTTGCATTTAGAATGTTACCAATTTCAACATCTGATGCAAAATCAATGATTAACGAACTCAAGGGTTCCAAACTTTTCAAAGGTTTCAGAGGAAGTGCACCAATTGATCTTAATATGATGGCAAAAATGTTAGTTCAAATTGGAAAATTGGGTGTAGAAAATGCTGATTACATTAACAGCATTGACTTTAATCCAGTAATCGTTTATCCAAAATCCCACTATGTTGTTGATGCAAAAATTATTCTAAATAACAAATTAACTAAAAATTCAATCTCAAAAGCAAAACCAAACATTACATCAATGGAGTCTTTCTTCACTCCAAAGTCTGTTGCATTAGTTGGAGCATCTGCGACCCCTGGCAAAATTGGTAATTCTGTATTAGATGCACTAGGAAAACAAGATTACAAAGGTAAAGTATATCCAATTAATCCTAAACAAAAATCAATTCTTGGAATCAAATGTTATCCTTCATTAGAAGATATACCTGCAAAGGTTGATCTTGTTGTTGTTTGTATTGACTTGTCTTTATGTGGACCGATTATGAAGACATGTGCAAAGAAAGGAATCCATAATGTTGTAATTGTTTCAGGTGGAGGAAAAGAACTTGGTGGTGATAGAGCCGCAATGGAAGCTGAAGTAAAAGAGTTATCAATAAAACACAAAATTCGTGTAGTTGGTCCTAATTGTATTGGAATGTTTAATGCAGCAAATCGTCTTGATTGTGCATTCCAAGGACAAGAAAGAATGGTACGTTCTAAATTAGGAAATGTTGCATTCTTTTCACAAAGTGGAACAATGGGAATTAGTATGTTAGAAAGTGCTGATTTGTTTGGTTTGTCTAAGATGATTAGTTTTGGTAATCGTTCTGATGTTGATGAGGCAGATATGATATGGTATGCTGCAAATGATCCTCAAACCAAAGTTATTGGATTATACGTTGAAGGATTTGGTGATGGTAGAAAATTCATCAATACTGCTAAACGAGTAATGAAAGAGAAAAAGAAACCTATTGTAATTTGGAAGAGTGGTAGAACTGCTGCAGGTGCAAAACAAGCTGCATCACACACAGGCTCACTTGGAGGTTCAAATGCAATGATTATGGGTGCATTCAAACAAGCAGGAATAATTTCAGTTGACAGTTATCAAGAATTAGTTGGAGTGTTAAAGGCACTAGCCTGGCAACCTCCTGCAAAGGGTAACAAAGTTGCTATGACCAGTAATGGTGCTGGACCGATGATTGGTGGTATTGATCAATTAGAACGATTAGGTCTTACAATTGGAAAATTATCTCCAAAAATTATGAAAAAGATTAAGGATCATTTCCCACCAACTGTTCCAATTCATAATGGTAATCCTGCAGATGTTGGTGGTGGTGCTACTGCAGATGACTATAGATTTGTCATCCAACAATTCTTGGATGAAAATAATATTGATATTGCAATGCCTTGGTTTGTTTTCCAGGATGATCCTCTTGAAGAAACAATCGTTGGTTATCTAGCTGATCTTTCAAAGAAAAAGAAGAAACCAATTCTTGCCGGTGGAAATGGAGGTCCATATACTGAAAAAATGATTAAATTAATTGAGAAACACAATGTTCCAGTTTACCAAGACCTTAGAACTTGGGTGGCAGCCGCTTCTGCTTTAGCTCAATGGGGCAAAGTACGTGGAAAATAG
- the erpA gene encoding iron-sulfur cluster insertion protein ErpA — translation MATEQTQKMVTVTSKAAEKIQEFMKEEAEAPEYLRVYVQGGGCSGLSYGMGFEKAPEEDDIVLEENGVKLLVDSYSVDHLQGANVDYIESLMGSGFKINNPNVTKSCSCGHSFSTE, via the coding sequence ATGGCAACTGAGCAAACACAAAAGATGGTCACAGTTACCTCAAAAGCAGCTGAAAAAATCCAAGAATTTATGAAAGAAGAAGCAGAAGCCCCTGAATACCTTAGAGTATATGTTCAAGGTGGCGGTTGTTCTGGTCTATCTTATGGAATGGGCTTTGAAAAAGCACCAGAAGAAGATGACATTGTCTTGGAAGAAAATGGAGTCAAACTCCTAGTTGACAGCTACAGCGTTGATCATCTGCAAGGTGCAAACGTAGACTATATTGAAAGCCTAATGGGTTCTGGATTTAAAATTAACAATCCAAATGTTACAAAATCCTGTTCATGCGGTCACTCATTTAGCACAGAATAA
- a CDS encoding enoyl-CoA hydratase/isomerase family protein → MSLVTTSTSDGICTVKINRPDKLNAMNTDVAKELIKTFEELSQNDNVKVIILTGEGEKAFSAGADIEYMSKISADESVEYAKTGQLVTATVELVKQPTIAAVNGFALGGGCELAMSCDIRIAADTARLGQPEVTIGVPPGWGGTQRLMRIVGIAKAKELVYTGKMVKAEEAKEIGLVNHVVPLASLEEEALKMAQQIAGNSTMGVQMSKVAINKGRNADLDTGLALELLAWRNCFTHPDREERMTAFVNKSKK, encoded by the coding sequence ATGTCACTAGTTACCACATCTACTTCTGATGGCATTTGTACTGTCAAAATTAACAGACCTGACAAACTCAATGCTATGAATACTGATGTTGCAAAAGAACTAATCAAAACTTTTGAAGAACTAAGCCAAAATGACAATGTCAAAGTAATTATTTTGACTGGTGAAGGAGAAAAGGCATTTTCTGCTGGTGCAGATATTGAATATATGTCTAAAATCTCTGCAGATGAATCAGTGGAATATGCCAAGACAGGTCAACTTGTTACTGCAACTGTTGAATTGGTAAAACAACCAACTATTGCAGCAGTAAACGGCTTTGCTTTAGGTGGAGGTTGTGAACTTGCAATGTCTTGTGATATTAGAATAGCAGCAGATACTGCTAGACTAGGTCAACCAGAAGTAACAATTGGTGTCCCTCCAGGATGGGGTGGCACTCAAAGATTAATGAGAATTGTGGGAATAGCAAAAGCAAAAGAACTTGTTTACACAGGTAAGATGGTCAAAGCAGAAGAAGCAAAAGAAATTGGTTTAGTAAACCATGTAGTTCCTCTTGCATCATTAGAAGAAGAAGCTTTGAAAATGGCACAACAAATTGCTGGAAACTCAACCATGGGCGTTCAGATGTCTAAAGTTGCAATCAACAAAGGAAGAAATGCAGATCTTGATACTGGTCTTGCACTAGAATTACTTGCTTGGAGAAATTGCTTTACTCATCCAGACCGGGAAGAACGCATGACAGCATTTGTAAACAAATCAAAGAAATAG
- a CDS encoding helix-turn-helix transcriptional regulator, giving the protein MQELVQSQKIMDDERKQVILEILADKYCKLILHNTLEKPKSAMEISGEKKIPISTVYRRLQTLYDAKLLAISGSINQDGKKYFLYKSRVKSISLKCDLEVTTVELVPNTSRGS; this is encoded by the coding sequence ATGCAAGAATTAGTTCAATCTCAAAAAATAATGGATGATGAAAGAAAGCAAGTAATTTTGGAAATCCTTGCTGACAAGTATTGTAAATTAATCCTCCATAATACTCTGGAAAAACCAAAGTCTGCAATGGAAATTTCTGGTGAAAAGAAAATTCCTATTAGTACTGTATATCGACGTTTACAAACCCTATATGATGCAAAATTACTTGCTATCTCTGGTTCAATAAATCAAGATGGAAAAAAATATTTTCTATACAAGAGTAGAGTAAAATCCATTTCTCTAAAATGTGATTTAGAAGTAACTACTGTTGAACTAGTACCAAATACTTCACGCGGAAGTTAA
- the dnaG gene encoding DNA primase DnaG, with the protein MPQSGIVKYHVKLSYEVDGLVERADIIGAIFGQTEGLLGPEMNLNELQRVSKVGRIEVNAKSTSNTTNGDALIPMSTDIDTCALIAAGIESIDKVGPFDCAFKLEAIDDVRAAKKDDIVKRAKEIKQKWATKTVSEGESMLNDVHQGDAGKLTTYGPSKLTCSSGLSDSNWVILVEGRADVINLLRAGYDNVLAIEGAKIDESIKELCNTKDTVVAFLDGDRAGGFILKELKSLVPLDYEIQADSGVEVEELTPQRIDEILRPIADEIKNGKPAPELKSEDDKPVAEMAAKVFPNLNETLEAVALDGDQNEIFKVPISEVVSKLSSQSGIKYLLLDGIITQRLLEGAKNAGIECVIGHRVAKLSNSDGMTLKTFGDLGVS; encoded by the coding sequence ATGCCTCAATCAGGAATTGTCAAATATCACGTTAAACTTTCCTATGAAGTCGATGGACTTGTTGAAAGAGCAGATATAATCGGAGCAATCTTTGGCCAAACAGAAGGACTGTTAGGCCCAGAGATGAATCTGAATGAACTGCAACGAGTTTCTAAAGTAGGTCGTATTGAAGTCAATGCCAAATCTACATCAAACACTACTAATGGTGATGCATTAATCCCAATGAGTACTGATATTGATACTTGTGCATTAATTGCTGCAGGTATTGAGAGCATCGACAAAGTAGGGCCATTTGATTGTGCATTCAAATTAGAAGCCATAGATGATGTACGAGCTGCCAAGAAAGATGATATTGTAAAACGAGCTAAAGAAATCAAACAAAAATGGGCAACTAAGACCGTCAGTGAAGGTGAAAGCATGTTAAATGATGTTCACCAAGGTGATGCAGGAAAACTAACAACATATGGACCATCAAAATTAACTTGTAGTTCTGGTCTATCTGATTCTAATTGGGTAATTCTAGTTGAAGGAAGAGCTGATGTAATCAATCTTCTTAGAGCAGGATATGACAATGTACTTGCAATTGAAGGTGCAAAAATTGATGAATCTATCAAAGAACTATGTAATACTAAAGACACTGTAGTTGCTTTCCTTGATGGTGATAGAGCAGGAGGATTTATTCTCAAAGAACTAAAATCACTTGTTCCATTAGATTACGAAATTCAAGCAGACAGTGGTGTTGAAGTTGAAGAGTTAACTCCTCAAAGAATTGATGAAATTCTAAGACCAATTGCTGATGAGATTAAAAATGGAAAACCAGCTCCTGAACTAAAAAGTGAAGATGATAAACCAGTAGCAGAGATGGCAGCAAAAGTATTTCCAAATCTGAATGAAACTCTTGAAGCCGTAGCATTAGATGGAGATCAAAATGAAATTTTCAAAGTTCCAATCAGTGAAGTTGTTAGTAAACTATCATCACAATCTGGAATCAAATACCTTCTACTAGACGGAATTATTACTCAGAGACTTTTAGAAGGTGCCAAAAATGCAGGTATTGAATGTGTAATTGGACACAGAGTTGCAAAATTATCCAATTCTGATGGAATGACACTAAAAACATTCGGTGACTTAGGCGTATCTTAG
- a CDS encoding DUF120 domain-containing protein — MTELKIQHLLTLSYLLSKGAKYNYVSITTSSLGKNIKKSQQAASKHLLELEQNQFIERIISGRNISVKITSKGFSEMVKLSAILQKSLDSSPSHVELKGTLVSGMGEGAYYMGLKGYTKQFQSKIGYVPYPGTLNVRLDQKIHQEAIKQFETLNGTKIKSFSDGKRTYGWVKCFSAKLNNSTNCELIILERTHHDDSIIELISKSCLRKTAKLKDGSKVSIKIPINS; from the coding sequence ATGACTGAACTAAAGATTCAGCATCTCCTAACTCTTTCCTATTTACTTTCCAAAGGAGCAAAATACAATTATGTTTCTATAACCACTTCATCCCTTGGAAAAAACATAAAGAAATCACAACAAGCTGCTTCAAAACATCTTCTTGAATTAGAACAAAATCAGTTCATTGAGAGAATAATTAGTGGACGCAATATCTCAGTAAAAATTACATCAAAAGGATTTTCTGAAATGGTAAAATTATCGGCAATTTTACAAAAAAGTCTTGATTCTTCACCCTCTCATGTTGAATTGAAAGGTACCTTGGTTTCTGGAATGGGTGAGGGTGCATATTACATGGGATTAAAAGGATACACAAAACAATTCCAATCAAAAATCGGTTATGTTCCATACCCTGGAACTCTAAATGTCAGATTAGATCAAAAAATTCATCAAGAAGCAATTAAACAGTTTGAAACTCTGAATGGTACTAAAATTAAGAGTTTTTCAGATGGAAAGCGTACCTATGGATGGGTAAAGTGCTTTAGTGCCAAACTTAACAATTCTACAAACTGTGAATTAATTATTCTAGAGCGTACACATCATGATGATTCAATTATAGAATTAATTTCAAAATCTTGCTTAAGAAAAACTGCTAAATTAAAAGATGGTTCAAAAGTTTCAATTAAAATTCCAATAAATTCCTAA
- a CDS encoding cupredoxin domain-containing protein, which produces MKHRSMKISIITMVFSILLVSVTANQAAAESVPEWVKNNALWYGQGDISETEFLNAIKFLIENGVIVIESAEEVVSEAMEAQIIIPNGNFDVSGSGVYLPLNLEITTNTKVTWVNDDSVPHNIQSQDELGNVIDLFNSPPLNTGDRFEFTFEEAGVYNYYCSFHPWRVGVVSVK; this is translated from the coding sequence ATGAAACACAGATCAATGAAAATATCAATAATTACAATGGTGTTTTCAATTCTATTAGTTTCAGTTACAGCTAATCAAGCAGCTGCAGAATCAGTTCCAGAATGGGTTAAAAATAATGCATTATGGTATGGCCAGGGAGATATTTCTGAAACAGAATTTCTCAATGCAATTAAATTTTTGATCGAAAATGGAGTAATTGTGATTGAGTCTGCTGAAGAAGTTGTATCAGAAGCAATGGAAGCACAAATAATCATTCCTAATGGAAATTTTGATGTATCAGGTAGTGGGGTTTACTTGCCATTGAATCTCGAAATTACCACAAACACCAAAGTAACATGGGTAAATGATGATTCTGTTCCACATAACATCCAAAGCCAAGATGAGCTTGGAAATGTGATTGATTTGTTCAATAGTCCTCCATTAAACACCGGAGACAGATTTGAGTTTACATTTGAAGAAGCAGGTGTATACAATTACTATTGTTCATTCCATCCTTGGAGAGTGGGAGTAGTTTCAGTAAAGTAG
- a CDS encoding CBS domain-containing protein: MSSPDSIQKKTWVKQIMSNSIVSVDSSVTATNAAKMMEDTGVGAVVVLENNLPVGIVTDRDFAIKITAHSYPIDTPVRRIMSSPLISIDSNSDLWIASDLMSSRNVRKLPVIDDDKVVGILTSSDLVKHIADH; this comes from the coding sequence ATGAGTTCTCCTGACTCTATCCAAAAGAAAACTTGGGTTAAGCAAATAATGAGTAATTCTATAGTCTCTGTTGATTCATCTGTTACTGCAACTAATGCTGCAAAAATGATGGAAGATACTGGGGTGGGAGCTGTAGTAGTTTTAGAAAATAATTTACCTGTTGGCATTGTCACTGATAGAGATTTTGCAATTAAAATCACTGCACATTCGTATCCTATTGATACTCCGGTCAGAAGAATAATGTCATCTCCTCTGATCTCAATTGACTCAAATTCTGATTTGTGGATTGCATCTGATTTGATGTCTTCTAGAAATGTTAGGAAATTACCTGTTATTGATGACGATAAGGTTGTTGGCATTTTAACTTCAAGTGATTTAGTCAAACATATTGCTGATCACTAG